The following proteins are encoded in a genomic region of Gossypium hirsutum isolate 1008001.06 chromosome D05, Gossypium_hirsutum_v2.1, whole genome shotgun sequence:
- the LOC107905076 gene encoding putative clathrin assembly protein At4g40080, which yields MGYRKNLRIVCGNLKDKGSLIKTVLSSKPHKSAVRCVILRATTHGSSSPPSNHRIAAVISLGLESKTEACSCIQALMDRLHSTSNALVALKCLYTIHNIIGKGFFILKDQLSMYEYFGGRNFLKLLTFRDDLDPETREMSKWVRWYAAILEQNLLVSKVLGCHLYSKLAKNVIGKEKDNFSSSLNSDLLNDIDALVEFACEVGDLPDSLHLQRKSLVYEIVRSVGEDYRLVQREIGTRVAELEARMMSLSSSEWTQFLNSLTKFEDCKEGISLLFRNRNRNDELWDLVKETKAKLVAVMKERGNDGKRTLVVRFLQRTSGAS from the coding sequence ATGGGGTATCGGAAAAACCTAAGAATAGTGTGCGGTAACCTGAAAGATAAGGGTTCATTGATCAAGACCGTCTTATCATCAAAGCCCCACAAATCTGCCGTTCGTTGCGTGATCCTACGCGCCACCACCCACGGCTCCTCCTCCCCACCATCAAATCATCGAATTGCCGCCGTCATCTCCCTCGGCCTTGAATCAAAAACCGAGGCATGTTCTTGTATCCAAGCTCTCATGGATCGACTGCATAGCACGAGCAATGCGTTGGTTGCATTAAAATGCCTCTACACCATCCATAACATCATAGGGAAAGGGTTCTTCATCTTGAAAGACCAGCTCTCAATGTACGAATACTTTGGGGGTCGAAATTTCCTCAAGTTGTTGACGTTTCGAGACGATTTGGATCCAGAAACAAGGGAAATGTCCAAATGGGTTCGATGGTACGCAGCCATCTTGGAACAAAACTTGCTGGTTTCCAAGGTCTTAGGTTGTCACCTTTACAGTAAACTTGCCAAGAATGTTATCGGTAAGGAAAAAGACAATTTCTCGAGTTCGTTGAACTCCGATTTACTAAATGATATCGATGCTCTCGTTGAGTTCGCATGCGAGGTAGGTGACCTTCCCGATTCGCTTCATCTTCAACGAAAAAGTTTGGTGTACGAGATTGTAAGATCCGTCGGCGAAGATTACAGATTGGTCCAACGTGAAATCGGTACTCGAGTTGCGGAACTCGAAGCGCGAATGATGAGTTTGAGTTCTAGCGAGTGGACTCAGTTCCTGAATTCGTTAACCAAGTTCGAGGATTGTAAGGAGGGAATATCTTTGTTGTTTAGAAACAGAAACAGGAACGATGAGTTGTGGGATTTAGTGAAGGAAACAAAGGCAAAGCTTGTGGCAGTGATGAAAGAGAGAGGAAATGACGGCAAAAGGACGTTAGTGGTTAGATTCTTACAACGAACGAGTGGAGCGAGTTGA
- the LOC107905077 gene encoding transcription factor bHLH96 has translation MALEAVVYPPDRFTYGFKDIFPVAGGGGGAWGYDFCFQDEDKVLPVILETNLQQQGSHANWDSSSTSVMQKQHAKELWDPYSSSPETCTVDQSLPGPAAGFQAPIEPPPAYTATNGGGRRKRRRTRSSKNKEELENQRMTHIAVERNRRKQMNEYLAAIRSLMPASYVQRGDQASIIGGAINFVKELEQLLQTMEAHKWTTQRPEHNGDPSPFAEFFAFPQFSTRATSHCNNSPSSMAADQPMAAESVADIEVTMVETHANLKILSKKRPRQLLKLVAGLQSLSLTILHLNVSTVDEMALYSISVKVEEGCHLNTVDEIAAAVNQMLRSIQEEAAFS, from the exons ATGGCATTAGAGGCAGTGGTTTACCCTCCGGATCGATTTACTTACGGTTTCAAGGACATCTTCCCTGTTGCTGGTGGAGGAGGAGGAGCCTGGGGATATGATTTTTGCTTTCAAGATGAAGATAAAGTTCTTCCTGTGATCCTTGAAACCAACTTACAACAACAAGGGAGTCATGCAAATTGGGACTCATCGTCTACTTCAGTCATGCAAAAACAACATGCAAAGGAATTATGGGATCCTTACTCTTCTTCGCCTGAAACTTGTACTGTCGACCAGTCTCTCCCTGGTCCTGCAGCTGGTTTCCAAGCTCCAATAGAACCCCCACCAGCTTACACGGCGACCAACGGTGGTGGTAGACGAAAACGTCGTCGCACCAGGAGCAGTAAGAACAAAGAAGAGCTAGAGAACCAGAGAATGACTCATATTGCTGTTGAACGCAATCGTCGGAAGCAAATGAATGAGTACCTTGCTGCTATTAGATCTTTGATGCCAGCTTCTTATGTTCAAAGG GGTGATCAAGCTTCGATTATTGGGGGAGCCATTAATTTCGTTAAGGAATTAGAGCAGCTGTTGCAGACCATGGAGGCTCATAAGTGGACCACTCAACGCCCAGAACACAATGGCGACCCTTCACCCTTTGCTGAGTTTTTCGCCTTCCCGCAATTCTCGACTCGTGCAACGTCTCACTGCAACAATTCCCCGTCGTCCATGGCAGCTGATCAGCCCATGGCCGCCGAAAGCGTGGCGGATATCGAAGTGACCATGGTGGAAACCCACGCTAACCTTAAGATACTCTCCAAGAAACGACCCAGACAACTCTTGAAACTGGTTGCTGGGTTACAAAGCCTAAGCCTCACCATTCTCCACCTCAATGTCTCCACTGTTGATGAAATGGCTTTGTATTCAATCAGCGTCAAG GTTGAGGAAGGGTGCCATCTGAACACTGTGGATGAAATTGCAGCAGCTGTTAATCAAATGCTGCGCAGTATCCAAGAAGAAGCTGCTTTTAGCTGA
- the LOC107905079 gene encoding RING-H2 finger protein ATL54 translates to MFNVSFFIHSFSSNSKKILSLQLLKSLFVSFLFFFTSFSLHIAMKTRKLFPAVTETNETIECPDFCDPACPYNCYPYPDYYYLPPPPPPPPPPFSVQNHYISPYVIILVSVLASLILLVGYYVVVVKSCFGWCCSRNNRQSQTLTDASDEEFLDENRIDHPIWFITTVGLQQSIINSITVCKYKKGDGLIEGTECSVCLNEFQEDETVRLLPKCNHAFHISCIDTWLRAHTNCPLCRAHIVFDALCSTPTSADQNPDNMDAIIDNNQTETSEIGGMNSDENRAERELAEANDQRVLKEGDENGVLLESDCMERSSVVAKEMTQIKRCVSMDSSSSSSAASLFLGIQEDVENPDSSIVETQNEVRVMGNSSISQHLHLSPVTMKRSFSCGGRFFSSSKRYRSMNSSILPL, encoded by the coding sequence ATGTTTAAtgtttcatttttcattcattcCTTCTCTTCGAATTCAAAGAAAATATTAAGTTTACAGCTGCTTAAGAgtctttttgtttctttcctttttttcttcacTTCATTCTCTCTTCATATAGCAATGAAAACCAGAAAGCTTTTTCCGGCTGTGACTGAAACAAACGAAACCATAGAATGCCCCGATTTTTGTGACCCTGCCTGCCCTTACAACTGCTACCCTTACCCCGACTACTATTACCTaccgccgccgccgccgccgcctCCTCCTCCCTTCTCGGTCCAAAACCATTACATCTCACCTTATGTGATCATCTTGGTTTCCGTACTCGCCAGTTTGATCCTTCTTGTTGGCTACTACGTGGTTGTAGTGAAGTCGTGTTTTGGTTGGTGCTGTTCGAGGAATAACAGGCAATCACAAACTCTAACCGATGCTTCAGACGAAGAGTTCCTCGATGAGAACCGAATTGATCATCCTATTTGGTTCATCACCACCGTTGGTTTGCAACAATCCATCATAAATTCCATCACTGTTTGTAAGTACAAAAAGGGTGACGGATTGATTGAAGGGACGGAATGTTCGGTGTGTTTGAATGAGTTCCAAGAAGATGAGACGGTGAGGTTGTTGCCTAAATGCAACCACGCTTTCCATATTTCGTGTATCGACACTTGGCTGAGGGCTCACACTAATTGTCCCTTGTGCCGAGCACATATCGTCTTTGATGCTCTTTGTAGCACTCCAACTTCAGCGGATCAAAACCCCGATAACATGGATGCAATTATCGATAATAATCAGACAGAAACTTCTGAGATTGGAGGTATGAATTCTGATGAAAACAGGGCTGAAAGAGAATTGGCAGAGGCTAATGACCAAAGGGTTTTGAAGGAAGGCGATGAAAATGGCGTTTTGTTAGAAAGTGATTGCATGGAAAGAAGCAGTGTTGTGGCTAAAGAGATGACACAAATCAAAAGGTGCGTTTCCAtggattcttcttcttcttcatcagctGCAAGTTTGTTTCTGGGCATTCAAGAGGATGTGGAAAACCCAGATTCAAGCATCGTTGAAACACAAAACGAGGTTAGGGTAATGGGGAATTCATCCATATCTCAGCATCTTCATTTAAGCCCAGTTACAATGAAAAGATCGTTCTCATGTGGTGGAAGGTTTTTCTCTTCATCCAAACGTTACCGAAGCATGAATTCTTCAATTCTTCCCCTGTAA